In Microbacterium sp. AB, a single genomic region encodes these proteins:
- a CDS encoding MFS transporter, which produces MTTRRAPHPWAVGVIAGMASYVDSAAIVGSGTALVLYQHSIGLEEREIGAISAALTFSIALGALLGGRLGDRLGRRSVFLATMVTIIVGAALLVFGGGFAPLLIGSILVGVGTGADLPVSIATVSEAATDANRGKLIGFTQIMWYAGIIATTAIQIVVGGLGYLGGQALFAHVGIVAVIVFALRLTIPESAAWTEASAERRVGAHTVRAQRSGLRDILTQRIYLVPFLALLGFYALTNLGANTGGQFGTYVAVNVAGIGVSAYSVIALVALPVATLFALWFMRVADGPRRMTYFVVGAVFMVLGFGVPAVFGFSLITIIAGQALGAFGMAFAFEGIMKVWTQESFPTLLRASAQGAIIAVARVAAALLALFTPSLLGTPRLMYGLIALVVAVGCVIGWAGFRGKRINTFDVEQKDIAEARSELRASGVLTDPPGDTPAQGTSIGGRRP; this is translated from the coding sequence ATGACCACACGACGTGCGCCCCATCCGTGGGCGGTGGGAGTGATCGCCGGCATGGCGTCATATGTCGATTCCGCGGCGATCGTGGGAAGCGGTACCGCCCTCGTGCTCTACCAGCACTCGATCGGCCTTGAGGAGCGGGAGATCGGAGCGATCTCGGCCGCGCTGACCTTCTCGATCGCTCTCGGCGCGCTGCTGGGGGGTCGCCTCGGCGATCGCCTCGGCCGGCGTTCGGTGTTCCTCGCGACGATGGTGACGATCATCGTCGGCGCGGCCCTCCTCGTGTTCGGCGGCGGCTTCGCGCCCCTCCTGATCGGATCGATCCTCGTCGGCGTCGGCACGGGTGCCGATCTGCCGGTCTCCATCGCGACGGTCTCGGAAGCGGCGACCGATGCGAACCGCGGCAAGCTCATCGGCTTCACCCAGATCATGTGGTACGCGGGCATCATCGCGACGACGGCGATTCAGATCGTCGTCGGCGGCCTGGGGTATCTCGGCGGGCAGGCGCTCTTCGCACATGTCGGCATCGTCGCCGTCATCGTCTTCGCGCTGCGTCTCACGATCCCGGAGTCGGCCGCGTGGACGGAGGCGAGCGCCGAGCGCAGGGTCGGCGCCCACACCGTCCGCGCTCAGCGTTCGGGTCTGCGCGACATCCTGACGCAGCGGATCTACCTCGTTCCGTTCCTCGCTCTCCTCGGCTTCTACGCCCTCACGAATCTCGGGGCGAACACGGGCGGGCAGTTCGGGACCTACGTCGCGGTCAACGTCGCCGGCATCGGCGTCTCCGCGTACTCGGTCATCGCGCTCGTCGCGCTGCCCGTGGCGACGCTGTTCGCGCTGTGGTTCATGCGCGTCGCCGACGGACCCCGCAGAATGACGTACTTCGTCGTCGGGGCGGTCTTCATGGTCCTCGGGTTCGGCGTGCCCGCAGTCTTCGGGTTCAGCCTGATCACGATCATCGCGGGTCAGGCGCTCGGCGCGTTCGGCATGGCCTTCGCCTTCGAGGGGATCATGAAGGTGTGGACGCAGGAGTCGTTCCCCACGCTGTTGCGGGCCTCCGCGCAAGGCGCCATCATCGCCGTCGCGCGGGTCGCGGCCGCCCTCCTGGCGCTGTTCACGCCCTCGCTGCTCGGCACGCCGCGGCTCATGTACGGCCTCATCGCGCTCGTCGTCGCGGTGGGATGCGTCATCGGATGGGCCGGCTTCCGCGGGAAGCGCATCAACACGTTCGACGTCGAGCAGAAGGACATCGCCGAGGCCCGCAGCGAGCTGCGTGCGTCCGGTGTGCTGACGGACCCGCCGGGCGACACCCCGGCGCAGGGCACATCGATCGGCGGCCGGCGGCCGTA
- a CDS encoding glycosyl hydrolase: protein MSRLHDHLPHLQEPPIEFRPELRWWLAEGLHTDQTLRREIDAAHRLGFGGMEFLAMDEEAIDHARYGWGSEEWVHDSEIVVEETTARQMSVSFTSGTNWSNANLPTIDPDHPAASQELDFVFEDVRRGAGRDGALPRIDLAAERTALVVPGERVAPTKQTLVAVIAVPLVAATDGGGSLDASAVVDLTASVQDLALTWEPEDDRTWRLFVFWSHGTGQTASPSASVNYTVNYLERAGVDAVIDYWDSTVLTSRLRERIARNPRAQMYMDSLELSTWGDGGMFWGASVREEFRSRRGYDIVPWLPFLVREVMMMAASTTYRYDAGEAERATVEKVRHDYVRTLTDLYIENMLRPFAGFLHENGVALRAEISYGLPFELTRPGPEVDGIETESLEFGSQIDAYRLLGGPAHLFGKQYSSETGATTRNHMLDHRFYDQIIATQLAAGVTKTVLHGWASVAGAEGATQWPGHEGMWPMFSERFDTRQPASEFYPLWNRTIGRFQYLLRQGRPRIDVGILRTDHFVDNMSGMTLVDAEGRRIPDEDAYGRLWMRDRENHWWQDLGMQDAGWSYEFLDPSLLLHEDVVLADGVVQPGGPGYQALIVYQEALDADAAALLLDWARRGLRVVIVNGARELRHLLTGRHTTHRAAASRTPGLDGRDDELASIVDALRELPTVAEVHDPAETLPALRALGVVGRAEFTADEPSVLTYLREDGDLLHLYAYHFLYETGSETTVEIALPGHGDAHRIDPTTGTVARHRGVRIDGDRTVVSLTLAPGETALVTLDRSAAARESAPDELVPLLTLEQWDIVVESWDAGEPELIVEDRGLGYETREVRPTTAITRLPAAETTLRPWTRLAGVGPDVSGVGEYRTTFRLDADAVARGRLVLDLGSTSGGLGAISLNGSEPRGFDTSHPVVDIAGLAREGENELVVRVASSLNNRLLARGYYDSIPDVVLSFVGRQDQHVTRVREHGLVGPVRVLRAQA from the coding sequence ATGTCCCGCTTGCACGACCACCTGCCGCACCTGCAGGAACCGCCGATCGAGTTCCGTCCGGAGCTGCGCTGGTGGCTCGCGGAGGGCCTGCACACGGATCAGACGCTCCGCCGCGAGATCGATGCCGCCCACCGGCTCGGATTCGGCGGGATGGAGTTCCTCGCCATGGACGAGGAGGCGATCGACCATGCACGCTACGGATGGGGATCCGAAGAGTGGGTCCACGATTCCGAGATCGTCGTCGAGGAGACCACCGCACGGCAGATGTCCGTGAGCTTCACCTCGGGGACGAACTGGTCCAATGCCAACCTGCCGACCATCGACCCGGATCATCCCGCCGCCTCGCAGGAGCTGGACTTCGTGTTCGAGGACGTGCGCAGAGGAGCGGGCCGTGACGGCGCTCTCCCGCGCATCGACCTCGCCGCCGAGCGAACCGCGCTCGTCGTGCCCGGCGAGCGCGTCGCCCCCACGAAGCAGACCCTCGTCGCCGTGATCGCGGTGCCGCTCGTCGCCGCGACGGACGGCGGCGGCTCCCTCGACGCATCCGCCGTCGTCGACCTGACCGCGTCCGTCCAGGACCTGGCGCTGACGTGGGAGCCGGAGGACGATCGCACATGGCGGCTGTTCGTCTTCTGGTCCCACGGCACGGGCCAGACGGCCTCGCCGTCGGCGAGCGTCAACTACACGGTCAACTATCTCGAGCGCGCCGGGGTGGACGCCGTCATCGACTACTGGGATTCCACCGTCCTCACGTCCCGGCTGCGAGAGAGGATCGCGAGGAATCCCCGCGCGCAGATGTACATGGACTCGCTCGAGCTCTCGACCTGGGGCGACGGCGGGATGTTCTGGGGCGCTTCCGTCCGCGAGGAGTTCCGCTCTCGCCGCGGGTACGACATCGTGCCATGGCTGCCGTTCCTCGTGCGCGAGGTGATGATGATGGCGGCGAGCACGACGTACCGCTATGACGCGGGCGAGGCCGAGCGCGCGACGGTGGAGAAGGTGCGCCACGATTACGTCCGCACGCTCACCGACCTCTACATCGAGAACATGCTGCGGCCCTTCGCCGGGTTCCTTCACGAGAACGGCGTCGCCCTGCGCGCGGAGATCAGCTACGGCCTGCCGTTCGAGCTCACACGCCCCGGGCCCGAGGTCGACGGGATCGAGACGGAGTCGCTCGAGTTCGGCTCTCAGATCGACGCCTACCGGCTGCTCGGCGGCCCCGCGCATCTGTTCGGCAAGCAGTACTCGTCCGAGACGGGAGCGACCACCCGAAACCACATGCTCGACCACCGCTTCTACGACCAGATCATCGCGACACAGCTCGCAGCGGGCGTCACGAAGACCGTCCTCCACGGATGGGCGAGCGTCGCCGGCGCCGAGGGCGCGACGCAGTGGCCGGGGCACGAGGGCATGTGGCCGATGTTCTCCGAACGCTTCGACACGCGACAGCCGGCGAGCGAGTTCTACCCGCTCTGGAATCGCACGATCGGCCGCTTCCAGTATCTTCTGCGGCAAGGCCGGCCTCGCATCGATGTCGGCATCCTCCGCACGGACCATTTCGTCGACAACATGTCCGGCATGACGCTCGTGGACGCCGAGGGCCGCCGGATACCCGATGAGGACGCATACGGCCGCCTGTGGATGCGAGATCGAGAGAACCACTGGTGGCAGGACCTCGGCATGCAGGACGCCGGCTGGAGCTATGAGTTCCTCGACCCCTCGCTTCTGCTCCACGAAGACGTCGTCCTCGCCGACGGAGTCGTCCAGCCCGGCGGCCCCGGCTACCAGGCTCTGATCGTGTATCAGGAGGCGCTCGACGCCGACGCCGCCGCGTTGCTGCTCGACTGGGCGCGGCGCGGGCTGCGCGTGGTCATCGTGAACGGCGCGCGCGAGCTCCGGCATCTGCTCACCGGGCGGCACACGACGCATCGCGCGGCCGCATCGCGCACGCCGGGCCTGGACGGACGCGACGACGAGCTGGCGTCGATCGTCGACGCGCTTCGCGAGCTGCCGACGGTCGCGGAGGTCCACGATCCGGCGGAGACCCTGCCCGCGCTGCGGGCCCTCGGTGTCGTCGGCCGCGCCGAGTTCACCGCCGACGAGCCGTCCGTCCTCACGTATCTGCGGGAAGACGGCGACCTCCTCCACCTCTACGCGTATCACTTCCTCTACGAGACGGGCTCGGAGACGACCGTCGAGATCGCGCTCCCGGGACACGGCGACGCGCACCGGATCGACCCGACCACCGGAACGGTCGCACGCCATCGGGGCGTGCGGATCGACGGCGACCGGACGGTCGTGTCGCTGACCCTCGCACCCGGCGAGACCGCGCTGGTCACGCTCGACCGCTCCGCCGCCGCGCGGGAGTCGGCGCCGGACGAGCTCGTCCCCCTGCTCACCCTGGAGCAGTGGGACATCGTCGTCGAGAGCTGGGACGCCGGAGAGCCGGAGCTCATCGTCGAGGATCGCGGTCTCGGCTACGAGACGCGCGAAGTGCGCCCGACGACCGCGATCACGCGGCTTCCCGCCGCGGAGACGACGCTCCGCCCGTGGACGCGGCTCGCCGGCGTCGGCCCCGACGTCTCGGGGGTCGGCGAGTACCGCACGACGTTCCGCCTCGACGCGGACGCCGTCGCCCGAGGACGCCTCGTGCTCGACCTGGGATCGACGAGCGGAGGGCTGGGCGCGATCTCGCTCAACGGCTCCGAGCCCCGTGGGTTCGACACGTCCCACCCGGTCGTCGACATCGCCGGCCTCGCCCGCGAAGGCGAGAACGAGCTCGTCGTACGGGTCGCGAGCTCGCTCAACAACCGCCTCCTCGCGCGCGGCTACTACGATTCGATCCCCGATGTCGTGCTGAGCTTCGTCGGCAGGCAGGACCAACATGTGACGCGCGTCCGCGAGCACGGGCTGGTGGGTCCCGTGCGCGTCCTGCGAGCGCAGGCGTAG
- a CDS encoding MarR family winged helix-turn-helix transcriptional regulator → MTAHPDSTEIDISPVVEQDPLDLRISVAAIIHWADSREVRLQVMRKVDFPVDDVAMFVVVNQLAYRGALRPTDLASTLGTGKANVSKIVQRSEDVGLVVRVPSRSDERSVLVALTPAGRAIGERIMDAAEEQYRATVAGWDDQEIETLRRYFSRFAREAMAEMASRSPAIGHDI, encoded by the coding sequence ATGACCGCTCACCCAGATTCCACAGAGATCGACATCTCGCCCGTCGTCGAGCAGGACCCGCTCGATCTGCGCATCTCCGTCGCCGCCATCATCCACTGGGCCGACAGCCGCGAGGTCCGGCTGCAGGTCATGCGGAAGGTCGACTTCCCGGTCGACGACGTCGCGATGTTCGTCGTCGTCAATCAGCTGGCCTACCGCGGCGCCCTGAGGCCGACTGACCTGGCGTCGACGCTCGGCACGGGCAAGGCCAACGTCAGCAAGATCGTCCAACGGTCGGAGGACGTCGGCCTCGTCGTGCGCGTTCCCTCCCGGTCCGACGAGCGCAGCGTCCTCGTCGCCCTCACCCCCGCCGGTCGAGCCATCGGCGAGAGGATCATGGACGCCGCGGAGGAGCAGTACCGCGCCACGGTCGCCGGGTGGGACGACCAGGAGATCGAAACGCTCCGGAGGTACTTCTCACGGTTTGCCCGGGAGGCCATGGCCGAGATGGCCTCCCGGTCGCCCGCGATCGGGCACGACATCTAG
- a CDS encoding cystathionine gamma-synthase → MTDDRPTSFATRAIHAGQAPDAETGAVIPPVHFSSTYAQDGIGGLRAGYEYSRSGNPTRTALETQLAALEDGVRALSFASGLAAEDALLRASLRPGDEVLLGNDVYGGTYRLIARVLGPWGVKLRVVDFSDADAVAVAIAERAPRIVWIETPTNPLLRIVDIARVSRLAHDAGALVVVDNTFASPALQQPLRLGADVVVHSTTKYLGGHSDVVGGALVFADADLAEQPAFLQNAAGAVSGPLDAWLTTRGIKTLAVRMERHSANGQAVAEFLAPHAAVARVYYPGLASHPGHDIAAQQMSGFGGIVSLALADGAAARRFSESTRLFTLAESLGGVESLLNYPDAMTHASVRGTELAVPEEVVRLSVGIEGVDDLLQDLDDALAGL, encoded by the coding sequence ATGACCGACGACCGACCGACATCCTTCGCCACCCGCGCGATCCACGCGGGCCAGGCGCCCGACGCGGAGACCGGTGCGGTCATCCCGCCCGTCCACTTCTCGTCCACCTATGCGCAGGACGGCATCGGCGGCCTGCGCGCGGGCTATGAGTACAGCCGGAGCGGGAACCCGACGCGCACGGCGCTCGAGACCCAGCTCGCCGCGCTGGAGGACGGCGTGCGGGCGCTGTCGTTCGCATCGGGACTGGCCGCGGAGGACGCCCTGCTGCGAGCGAGCCTCCGCCCCGGCGACGAGGTGCTCCTCGGCAACGACGTCTACGGCGGCACCTACCGCCTCATCGCACGCGTCCTCGGCCCGTGGGGCGTGAAGCTGCGCGTCGTCGACTTCTCGGACGCGGATGCGGTCGCGGTCGCCATCGCCGAGCGCGCGCCCCGGATCGTCTGGATCGAGACCCCCACCAACCCGCTCCTGCGCATCGTCGACATCGCGCGGGTGTCGCGGCTCGCGCACGACGCCGGGGCGCTCGTCGTCGTGGACAACACGTTCGCCTCGCCGGCCCTGCAGCAGCCGCTGCGGCTCGGCGCGGACGTCGTCGTGCACTCCACGACGAAGTACCTCGGCGGTCACTCCGACGTCGTGGGCGGCGCGCTGGTCTTCGCCGACGCCGATCTGGCCGAGCAGCCGGCCTTCCTGCAGAACGCCGCGGGCGCCGTGTCGGGGCCGCTCGACGCGTGGCTGACGACGCGGGGGATCAAGACGCTCGCTGTACGGATGGAGCGCCACAGCGCCAACGGGCAGGCGGTCGCGGAGTTCCTCGCACCGCATGCCGCGGTCGCCCGCGTCTACTACCCGGGCCTCGCATCCCATCCCGGTCACGACATCGCTGCGCAGCAGATGTCGGGCTTCGGCGGGATCGTGTCGCTCGCGCTCGCGGACGGAGCCGCCGCACGCCGCTTCTCGGAGTCGACGAGGCTGTTCACGCTCGCGGAGTCGCTCGGCGGCGTGGAGTCGCTGCTGAACTACCCCGACGCCATGACGCACGCCTCGGTGCGCGGCACCGAGCTCGCCGTCCCCGAAGAGGTCGTGCGCCTGTCCGTCGGCATCGAGGGCGTCGACGACCTGCTGCAGGACCTCGACGACGCTCTCGCCGGGCTCTGA